The following coding sequences are from one Lolium rigidum isolate FL_2022 chromosome 6, APGP_CSIRO_Lrig_0.1, whole genome shotgun sequence window:
- the LOC124667929 gene encoding protein TIFY 11e-like has translation MAAASRFAAACGALSQYVKEAADHRAQLARPAPSPSPSPSPAVRPLPLMPGADVTSCRGEEPEADPASRAAAAQLTIFYGGRVLVLDDCPADKAAVLLRLAVAAAAAAKAKPETEPQVGARADVLVAAADLPVARKASLQRFMDKRKGRLAARDQPYRRPDAARRDHLALAL, from the coding sequence ATGGCAGCGGCAAGCCGATTCGCGGCTGCGTGCGGCGCTCTCAGCCAGTACGTGAAGGAGGCTGCAGATCACAGGGCTCAGcttgcgcggccggccccatccccatccccatccccatccccGGCCGTGCGGCCTCTCCCCCTCATGCCGGGCGCCGATGTTACTAGCTGCAGGGGAGAAGAGCCCGAGGCGGATCCGGCGAGCAGGGCTGCGGCAgcgcagctcaccatcttctacGGCGGGAGGGTACTGGTGCTCGACGACTGCCCAGCTGACAAGGCGGCCGTCCTGCTGCGGCTCGCCgttgccgcggccgcggccgctaAGGCTAAGCCAGAGACGGAGCCCCAAGTCGGAGCGCGTGCTGATGTGCTCGTCGCCGCCGCGGACCTGCCGGTGGCGAGGAAGGCGTCGCTGCAGCGGTTCATGGATAAGAGGAAGGGCAGGCTCGCCGCGCGTGATCAGCCGTACCGCCGGCCGGATGCCGCGCGCCGTGATCATCTCGCGCTCGCGCTCTGA